A section of the Bacillus horti genome encodes:
- a CDS encoding right-handed parallel beta-helix repeat-containing protein, which produces MKAVTKTLVFLLTFMLAFHPGLVSDAVRGAALEANTTLNLVDLPIGEGMTKDQFDKRLPKEVEEEEAEEEIGEEEKGEQDTVAEQEEQGYAADLEWQSITFGQSTDLNFASNVLPEKVGTNYADPEVPGTIEGTIVLESRGGKLASGHDGLTFYYTKVDAYEYNFVLEADMIIEQFGPETGVAPNSQDSAGIMVRDANGGARQDPMIPGFEEVPAASNIFGVGMMRHGISPIYRTGVEYPWGNLGSRLTASRFDQGIGLVTDTPIRVKLERTDTHFIMSATFVDPNHPDAGEVTVEKSIEGADLVQVIDSDYMYVGFYAARNAKMLIQNASISLSPANTLPSPPEEPPAPPEASLALLSAPQSGSEEYTLKTIVNYGGVIRIVQDGQTVLRHGLIEANQVFEFDTALANDENQFRIFYSPRGAPSNSTVVTNLTVTKKIFNSGAGLFAAPNGSSEGDGTVDSPLDLETAIRYVLPGETVFMRGGTYTPSSMITIRKEYSGEEGKRKTLAPYNGERVIIDGQESLNNVLQLQADYWHLYGFEITRAQTTGMRLSGDHNIVEMMTFNYNGDTGFHISGGGFDPELWPKYNLVLNCESHDNRDPSDINADGFAAKLGVGVGNVFRGNIAHHNIDDGWDLYNRTNEGANMPILLEGNISYSNGKLSNGYNQHGDTGNGFKLGGEGLPVNHVVRNNIAFDNNMDGFSDNFNPGALEIENNTSFNNKRFNFIFRINPYFTPEQQGIFRNNLSFHTNPEGKLADFVSGDVDATNFFFDGEKTVNSSGVVVHASDFVHLNAPPFYERGENGEIIWGDFLRLIPKSLLNARGINGGHVGALPANPIAPQP; this is translated from the coding sequence ATGAAAGCGGTAACAAAAACACTTGTTTTTTTGCTCACATTCATGTTAGCGTTCCACCCGGGGCTTGTTTCAGATGCTGTCCGAGGTGCAGCCTTAGAGGCAAACACGACATTGAATCTTGTTGACCTTCCTATCGGAGAAGGAATGACAAAGGATCAATTCGACAAGAGATTACCTAAGGAGGTAGAAGAGGAAGAGGCGGAGGAAGAGATTGGTGAGGAGGAGAAGGGGGAGCAAGACACTGTAGCAGAGCAGGAAGAGCAGGGGTATGCGGCAGATCTTGAATGGCAATCCATTACATTTGGACAATCCACGGATTTAAACTTTGCCTCCAATGTTCTTCCGGAAAAAGTGGGGACCAACTATGCTGATCCTGAAGTGCCAGGGACAATAGAAGGAACCATAGTATTAGAAAGCAGAGGTGGAAAGCTTGCTTCTGGACATGATGGATTAACATTCTATTATACGAAGGTAGATGCTTATGAGTATAATTTTGTTCTAGAAGCAGATATGATTATTGAACAGTTTGGACCGGAAACGGGGGTAGCTCCTAATTCACAGGACAGTGCAGGTATCATGGTTCGGGATGCTAATGGGGGAGCACGTCAGGATCCTATGATTCCAGGCTTTGAAGAGGTTCCTGCCGCTTCTAACATTTTTGGTGTAGGCATGATGCGTCATGGAATAAGTCCTATTTATCGAACGGGTGTAGAATATCCTTGGGGGAACTTAGGCAGTCGCTTAACAGCGTCTAGATTCGATCAAGGAATAGGTTTAGTAACGGATACACCTATTCGAGTGAAGCTTGAGAGAACGGATACTCACTTTATCATGTCAGCTACTTTTGTCGATCCTAATCATCCTGATGCTGGAGAAGTGACTGTTGAGAAAAGCATAGAAGGAGCAGATTTGGTTCAAGTGATTGACTCTGATTATATGTATGTAGGTTTTTATGCGGCTAGGAATGCCAAAATGCTTATTCAAAATGCAAGTATTTCTTTAAGTCCAGCAAATACTCTGCCATCTCCTCCTGAAGAACCACCTGCTCCACCTGAAGCTAGTTTAGCTTTATTATCAGCACCTCAGTCTGGTTCTGAGGAATATACCTTAAAGACTATTGTTAACTATGGTGGAGTTATTAGAATTGTGCAGGACGGTCAGACAGTCCTGCGGCACGGATTGATTGAAGCCAATCAGGTTTTTGAATTTGATACAGCATTAGCGAATGACGAAAATCAGTTTCGTATCTTTTATTCTCCTAGGGGAGCGCCATCCAATTCTACCGTTGTGACCAATCTAACGGTTACAAAAAAGATTTTTAATAGTGGAGCTGGTTTGTTTGCTGCCCCTAATGGTAGCTCAGAAGGTGACGGTACAGTAGATAGCCCTCTGGACTTAGAGACAGCTATTCGTTACGTGCTCCCTGGTGAGACTGTATTTATGCGTGGTGGTACCTATACGCCTTCTTCGATGATTACGATAAGAAAAGAGTATAGTGGTGAAGAGGGCAAGCGAAAAACCCTTGCTCCGTATAATGGGGAAAGAGTCATCATTGATGGGCAGGAGAGCTTAAATAATGTTCTGCAGCTACAGGCTGACTATTGGCATTTATATGGGTTTGAAATTACTCGAGCTCAGACGACAGGAATGAGACTTAGTGGGGATCATAACATCGTAGAAATGATGACCTTTAATTATAACGGGGATACGGGCTTCCATATTAGTGGAGGTGGCTTTGATCCAGAGCTGTGGCCGAAGTATAATCTTGTTTTAAATTGTGAATCCCATGATAATCGCGATCCTTCAGACATTAATGCTGACGGGTTTGCTGCTAAGCTAGGTGTGGGTGTAGGCAATGTCTTTAGAGGTAACATTGCTCATCATAATATAGATGATGGCTGGGATCTTTATAATAGGACGAATGAAGGAGCGAATATGCCGATATTGCTTGAGGGGAACATTTCTTATTCCAATGGAAAGCTAAGTAACGGCTATAATCAGCATGGTGATACAGGAAACGGCTTTAAACTGGGTGGGGAAGGTTTACCAGTCAATCATGTCGTACGGAATAATATCGCTTTCGATAACAACATGGATGGCTTCTCCGATAACTTTAATCCAGGAGCGCTAGAAATAGAAAACAATACGTCCTTTAATAATAAAAGGTTTAACTTTATCTTTAGAATTAATCCGTATTTTACACCAGAGCAGCAAGGTATTTTTAGAAATAATTTATCCTTCCACACGAATCCAGAGGGTAAGCTAGCGGATTTCGTATCTGGTGATGTGGACGCCACAAACTTCTTTTTTGACGGAGAAAAAACGGTGAATAGCTCTGGTGTAGTGGTACACGCCTCAGATTTTGTACATCTAAATGCTCCTCCCTTCTATGAGCGAGGGGAAAATGGGGAAATTATCTGGGGAGACTTTCTTAGATTAATTCCAAAAAGTTTACTGAACGCTCGAGGTATAAATGGAGGACACGTTGGAGCTCTCCCTGCCAATCCAATAGCACCACAGCCATAA
- a CDS encoding branched-chain amino acid ABC transporter permease translates to MKKRGSKFYWSMILLSFVFYVVTQILISTGIINPFYTNLLHLIGINVMFAISLHLIIGITGQFSIGHAGFISIGAYASAIITMKLGLPFPLALLVAGIAAALAGLLIGIPTLRLKGDYLAIATLGFGEIVRIVFLNIDYIGGAAGMRVSHMTNWTWVFLLAFFTIIIIINFTNSTHGRACIATRDNEVAADAMGINTTLYKVIAFVLGAFLAGIAGALFAHNNYFIQPGNFGFLRSIEILIFVVIGGLGSLSGSIIAAALLTIINLFLQEYPETRMILYSLILLVIMLYRPKGLMGNVELSQLLGKKRLRTKGGSS, encoded by the coding sequence ATGAAGAAGCGTGGTTCTAAATTTTACTGGTCCATGATCCTTTTGTCCTTTGTTTTTTACGTTGTCACACAGATCCTAATCAGTACAGGTATCATTAATCCTTTCTATACAAACCTATTACATTTAATCGGCATTAACGTTATGTTCGCGATAAGCTTGCACTTAATTATTGGGATTACAGGTCAGTTCTCTATTGGACATGCCGGTTTTATCTCTATTGGTGCTTATGCGTCCGCTATTATTACGATGAAGCTAGGTCTTCCTTTCCCGCTAGCCTTACTTGTAGCTGGTATAGCTGCTGCTTTAGCTGGCTTGTTAATCGGGATTCCTACACTCCGTTTAAAAGGTGATTATTTAGCCATTGCCACGCTCGGCTTTGGTGAAATTGTCCGCATCGTCTTTCTTAATATCGATTATATAGGAGGAGCTGCGGGGATGCGTGTGTCCCATATGACGAACTGGACATGGGTTTTCCTCCTCGCCTTCTTCACAATTATCATCATTATTAACTTCACCAATTCAACTCATGGTAGAGCATGTATTGCTACTAGAGATAATGAAGTAGCAGCAGATGCTATGGGCATTAATACAACCCTTTATAAGGTCATTGCGTTTGTGCTTGGTGCCTTTTTGGCTGGAATAGCAGGGGCACTTTTTGCCCATAACAACTATTTTATCCAACCAGGAAACTTCGGCTTTTTAAGGTCGATAGAAATTCTCATTTTCGTGGTTATTGGTGGATTAGGAAGCTTGTCTGGCTCTATTATTGCTGCGGCATTGCTGACCATCATTAATCTTTTCCTACAGGAGTACCCAGAGACACGTATGATTCTATATAGCTTAATCCTATTAGTCATCATGCTTTATCGACCTAAAGGGTTAATGGGGAATGTAGAGCTTTCTCAGCTTCTAGGGAAGAAACGTTTGCGCACGAAGGGTGGGAGTAGCTAA
- a CDS encoding LuxR C-terminal-related transcriptional regulator, whose translation MTPHTDMIILKTKLIAPLPKENHVIREDLLSSLSDGLKGRLTCLCAPAGFGKTSLLAQWLVKAELECAWLSLDDRDNDEVRFWRYVSHSLTVTLSESLKDEVMRVAEALSSLSTIAFIDELINILYTIDRKIILVLDDYHNIHQPTIHQHMTYFIDYLPESVHVVISTRTQLPFSTIKWEVKGESYSIGMTDLQFSVSEAEQLYHRAHKTEHLSQQQVEHFTKLTEGWITGLQLILFSIKNHTSLNNMIEDFRSNGHISDYLFHEVVDQLPDDITEFLYKTAILRRFDASICKDITEADNSVHMLDTIKHLNLFLVPLDGQQQWFRYHHLFAKFLQNALKKADAEKWKHYNIVASQLFAQRGLLGEAIEYAIHAHDFTLVQSYLEKHIPVVLQNGEFSTLLHWFKSIPKDVQLKPGLSLVYAFVLVVTGDLEQAEEELTHIEQLHDGQEQTEGWKQIQSGILFVRSNLVFSSGAFTSWLAFSEKLLNKSLPRNPIFYSFNFNQKEPLVRRTALGLKGILSQDTEKVGTLFTHVLEKHGWQDSLISLYVKQALCEGYYEWNRLDQCVELIPILEKAALKHGIAGLLVPIRITRSQIEIVEQRYHQAHALIEETLEEIQKEDLLPWHDLLKAFKGRIYLMEGKAAQAKNEISELNLSSKSRPTFNREYEYMTLIRLLGLQGKEKEALKLLEQLKPQVEREQLVSSMVEVSILQAIFQFQIGSKAAALPFIHEALVVGEQNGYIRSFIDEGLKMKEVLDYYFNEIQQRDFYWKTTHVSEKYIQKLLDLIPADQLISTHQSTTLDPVVEPLTKSELNLLRQLQTGATNKQMAEALALSEGTVKVYLSRLYEKLHVTSRTQALLVAQELKLL comes from the coding sequence ATGACTCCACATACGGATATGATCATTTTAAAAACAAAACTAATAGCTCCTTTGCCAAAGGAAAACCATGTTATAAGAGAAGACTTACTATCATCTCTTTCAGATGGATTAAAAGGGAGACTTACATGCTTATGTGCACCAGCAGGATTTGGTAAAACCTCCTTGCTAGCTCAATGGTTAGTAAAGGCTGAGCTAGAATGTGCATGGCTTTCACTAGATGATAGAGATAATGATGAGGTACGCTTTTGGAGATATGTCTCGCATAGTCTTACAGTAACCCTTTCCGAAAGCTTAAAAGACGAAGTAATGCGGGTAGCTGAAGCGCTATCAAGTCTATCTACTATTGCCTTTATAGATGAATTAATTAATATTCTGTACACTATCGATCGAAAAATCATCCTTGTGTTAGATGATTATCACAACATTCACCAGCCAACCATTCATCAGCACATGACGTATTTTATTGACTATTTACCTGAATCTGTCCATGTAGTCATTTCCACTCGAACGCAGCTTCCTTTTTCAACGATTAAGTGGGAAGTAAAGGGTGAAAGCTATAGTATTGGCATGACAGATCTCCAATTCTCTGTGTCAGAGGCTGAACAGCTTTATCATAGAGCGCATAAAACGGAACACTTATCACAACAGCAAGTTGAACATTTTACCAAGCTAACGGAAGGCTGGATTACTGGATTACAGTTAATTTTATTTTCTATTAAAAATCATACATCCTTAAATAATATGATTGAAGATTTTAGAAGTAACGGTCATATCTCAGATTATTTGTTTCATGAGGTCGTTGACCAGCTTCCAGATGATATCACTGAATTTTTATATAAAACAGCGATTCTTCGTCGCTTCGACGCATCCATTTGTAAGGACATCACCGAAGCTGATAACAGTGTACATATGCTAGATACGATCAAACATCTTAATCTGTTTTTAGTCCCTCTCGATGGCCAGCAGCAATGGTTTCGTTACCACCACCTATTTGCCAAGTTTCTTCAGAACGCCTTGAAAAAAGCAGATGCAGAGAAGTGGAAGCACTATAATATCGTAGCAAGTCAGTTGTTTGCTCAAAGAGGGCTATTAGGTGAAGCGATTGAGTATGCCATTCACGCACACGACTTCACTTTAGTGCAAAGCTACCTTGAAAAGCATATCCCCGTTGTTCTGCAAAATGGGGAATTTTCAACTCTACTGCACTGGTTTAAAAGTATTCCTAAAGATGTACAGCTCAAACCTGGATTGTCACTAGTATACGCTTTTGTATTAGTTGTAACTGGAGATTTAGAGCAGGCAGAGGAGGAATTAACCCACATTGAACAGCTGCATGACGGGCAAGAACAAACTGAGGGTTGGAAGCAAATCCAAAGTGGAATTTTATTTGTTCGCTCGAACCTTGTCTTCTCAAGCGGTGCTTTTACTAGCTGGCTTGCTTTCAGTGAGAAGCTATTAAATAAATCTTTGCCTAGGAATCCTATCTTTTATAGCTTTAATTTTAATCAAAAGGAGCCTTTAGTGCGAAGAACAGCATTAGGACTAAAAGGGATACTTTCACAGGATACTGAGAAGGTAGGGACTCTGTTTACTCATGTGCTAGAAAAACATGGCTGGCAGGATTCTTTAATTAGCTTATATGTAAAGCAAGCACTTTGTGAAGGCTACTATGAATGGAATAGACTAGATCAATGCGTAGAGCTCATTCCTATTCTCGAAAAAGCAGCGCTTAAGCATGGAATAGCTGGTCTCCTTGTGCCTATACGGATTACAAGATCTCAGATTGAGATTGTAGAACAACGCTATCATCAGGCTCATGCCCTAATCGAGGAGACTCTAGAGGAAATTCAAAAAGAAGACTTGTTACCGTGGCATGATCTACTAAAAGCGTTTAAGGGTCGTATTTACCTAATGGAAGGAAAAGCAGCTCAAGCAAAGAACGAAATCTCTGAGCTAAATCTTTCTTCTAAAAGCAGACCAACATTTAATAGGGAGTATGAATACATGACCCTTATTCGCCTATTAGGTCTGCAAGGAAAAGAAAAGGAAGCTTTAAAATTGCTCGAACAGCTCAAACCCCAGGTGGAACGAGAACAATTAGTTTCTAGTATGGTAGAGGTTAGTATCCTACAGGCTATATTCCAATTTCAGATAGGAAGCAAAGCTGCTGCATTGCCTTTTATTCACGAAGCATTGGTAGTAGGAGAGCAGAATGGGTATATTCGGAGCTTTATTGACGAGGGTTTGAAAATGAAAGAAGTGTTGGACTATTATTTTAATGAGATTCAGCAAAGGGATTTTTATTGGAAAACCACTCACGTCTCGGAGAAATATATACAAAAGCTTCTAGATCTAATTCCTGCTGATCAACTAATATCAACACATCAATCAACCACTCTCGATCCTGTCGTCGAGCCTTTAACAAAAAGCGAATTAAACCTTCTGAGACAGCTTCAAACAGGAGCAACCAACAAGCAAATGGCAGAGGCGCTTGCGTTATCGGAAGGAACTGTGAAGGTCTATCTTTCTCGGCTCTATGAAAAGCTACATGTAACTTCTCGTACTCAGGCTCTTCTTGTTGCTCAGGAGCTGAAGCTCTTATAG
- a CDS encoding branched-chain amino acid ABC transporter permease, translating into MEWLQQIINGISLGSIYALIALGYTMVYGIIKLINFAHGEVFMIGAFVGFYAIAGLELGFFPALIIAMLTCAILGVIIERVAYKRLRNSTRIAALITAIGVSLLIQYTMIFFRGTQPAAYPSNVVASRRIDVFGVSIDSQALLILGVALLLMVILQLVVHHTKVGKAMRAVSHDTEAARLMGINVDNTISATFAIGSSLAGAAGVIFGLYYIKIEPLMGIIPGLKAFVAAVLGGIGIIPGAMVGGLLLGLLESLVSAAGYSMWRDAVVFIVLILILIFKPAGLLGKNIREKV; encoded by the coding sequence ATGGAATGGTTGCAGCAAATCATTAATGGAATTTCACTTGGTAGTATCTATGCATTGATCGCATTAGGATATACGATGGTGTACGGTATCATTAAACTGATTAATTTTGCTCACGGTGAAGTGTTTATGATAGGTGCATTTGTTGGTTTTTATGCTATTGCTGGATTAGAATTAGGATTTTTTCCAGCTCTTATTATAGCTATGCTTACCTGTGCGATCTTAGGTGTTATCATAGAGCGAGTTGCTTACAAGCGATTAAGAAACTCAACAAGGATTGCTGCTTTGATTACAGCGATCGGGGTTTCCTTACTCATCCAATATACAATGATTTTCTTTAGAGGCACACAGCCTGCTGCCTATCCTAGTAATGTAGTAGCTAGTAGGAGAATCGACGTTTTTGGTGTATCGATTGACAGTCAAGCTTTGCTTATTTTAGGAGTAGCCTTATTGCTGATGGTCATTTTACAGCTTGTGGTTCATCACACGAAAGTAGGAAAAGCGATGCGTGCCGTCTCTCATGATACAGAAGCGGCAAGACTGATGGGAATTAATGTGGATAACACCATATCAGCAACGTTTGCTATAGGTTCATCCTTGGCTGGTGCTGCGGGAGTTATTTTTGGACTATATTATATTAAGATTGAACCTTTAATGGGAATTATTCCAGGATTAAAAGCGTTCGTAGCAGCCGTTCTGGGAGGGATAGGAATTATCCCTGGAGCAATGGTTGGTGGACTACTGCTAGGGCTGCTAGAATCTCTCGTTAGTGCTGCAGGGTATTCCATGTGGAGAGACGCTGTTGTTTTTATCGTTTTAATCCTTATTCTTATCTTTAAACCTGCTGGCCTCCTAGGTAAAAATATTCGGGAGAAAGTGTAG
- a CDS encoding ABC transporter ATP-binding protein, producing MLQIDQLDIYYGMIHALKEVSLEVHEGEIVSLIGANGAGKSTLLKTISGLIKPKKGDIQYLGSSIAGKPAQGIVKVGISHVPEGRRVFANMSVEENLELGAYLRKDREGIRQDFKKVYDLFPRLFERKKQLSGTLSGGEQQMLAIGRAIMAKPKLLLLDEPSMGLAPIIVKSIFEIIEEINKEGTTILLVEQNANIALSVANRAYVLETGHVVLSGAAQEVRESELVKEAYLGGH from the coding sequence ATGCTACAGATCGATCAACTAGATATCTATTATGGGATGATTCACGCCCTTAAGGAAGTTTCGTTAGAGGTGCATGAAGGTGAAATTGTCTCTTTAATTGGGGCAAATGGAGCGGGGAAAAGCACACTCCTCAAAACCATCTCTGGTCTCATTAAACCCAAAAAAGGAGATATTCAATACCTCGGGTCTTCTATAGCAGGAAAGCCAGCACAGGGTATTGTTAAGGTTGGGATATCTCATGTTCCTGAGGGAAGGCGTGTTTTTGCTAATATGTCTGTAGAGGAGAATCTTGAGTTAGGTGCTTATTTACGTAAGGATCGTGAGGGAATTCGTCAGGATTTTAAAAAGGTATATGACCTGTTTCCTCGTTTATTTGAACGAAAAAAGCAGCTTTCAGGAACATTATCTGGTGGAGAGCAACAGATGCTTGCAATTGGTCGGGCGATTATGGCGAAGCCTAAGCTTTTATTACTAGATGAGCCTTCAATGGGATTGGCTCCGATCATTGTAAAATCCATTTTTGAAATCATTGAAGAGATTAATAAAGAAGGAACAACCATTCTTTTAGTCGAGCAAAATGCTAACATTGCCTTATCTGTAGCGAATCGGGCTTATGTGCTTGAAACAGGTCATGTAGTGCTGTCTGGAGCCGCACAGGAGGTTCGAGAAAGTGAATTGGTGAAAGAGGCTTATCTCGGAGGGCATTAA
- a CDS encoding ABC transporter ATP-binding protein, whose amino-acid sequence MEKEPLKEPLKEPLLKLDKVGIRFGGLKAVSDVDLELYDNELVGLIGPNGAGKTTIFNQLTGVYIPTEGDIFFRGERINGLLPYKITRKGMSRTFQNIRLFDDLSVLDNVKVAYHSLSKHGLLSTLFRLPAHFKGEQEIEEKALKFLEIFRLDHLRDEQAKNLPYGQQRRLEIARALAAEPKILLLDEPAAGMNTQETNQLMNLISFIREEFKLTILLIEHDMSLVMGICERIYVLDHGQLIAQGSPEEVRNDPKVIEAYLGEEIT is encoded by the coding sequence ATGGAAAAGGAGCCGCTAAAGGAGCCATTAAAAGAGCCGTTACTGAAGCTAGACAAAGTAGGCATAAGATTTGGTGGATTAAAGGCTGTATCTGATGTGGATTTAGAGCTGTATGATAATGAGCTTGTGGGCTTAATCGGCCCTAACGGTGCAGGAAAAACAACTATCTTCAATCAGCTTACAGGTGTTTATATCCCTACTGAGGGTGATATTTTCTTTAGAGGAGAAAGAATAAATGGCTTACTGCCGTACAAAATTACGCGAAAAGGGATGAGTCGGACATTTCAAAACATCAGACTGTTTGACGACTTATCTGTGTTAGATAATGTTAAGGTAGCGTATCACTCTTTATCAAAGCACGGACTTCTGAGCACACTTTTCAGATTACCAGCTCATTTTAAAGGAGAGCAGGAAATTGAAGAAAAAGCACTTAAGTTCCTAGAGATTTTTCGCCTTGATCATTTGCGTGATGAACAAGCAAAAAATCTCCCGTATGGTCAACAAAGACGACTTGAGATCGCTAGAGCGTTAGCAGCTGAGCCGAAGATTCTACTGCTTGATGAACCGGCAGCAGGTATGAATACACAAGAGACGAACCAATTAATGAACCTTATTTCTTTTATTCGTGAAGAGTTTAAGCTAACAATATTGCTGATTGAACATGATATGTCCCTAGTTATGGGAATTTGTGAAAGAATTTATGTGCTAGATCATGGTCAACTGATTGCTCAAGGGTCTCCAGAAGAGGTTAGAAACGATCCTAAAGTTATTGAGGCATACTTAGGGGAGGAGATCACATAA